One genomic window of Prosthecobacter algae includes the following:
- a CDS encoding IS66 family transposase: protein MEIDNNPVENSIRPTAIGKKNWLFMGHPKSGSRAATFYTLMGNCHREGINAEAYLTDLFTRLPAETNQTGHRRTPKAWATDQRALNQSLGKHCADTV, encoded by the coding sequence GTGGAGATTGACAACAATCCGGTGGAAAACTCAATCCGCCCCACCGCCATCGGCAAAAAGAACTGGCTCTTTATGGGTCATCCAAAAAGCGGCTCCCGCGCCGCCACGTTCTACACGCTGATGGGCAACTGCCACCGTGAAGGCATCAACGCGGAAGCCTACCTGACGGACCTCTTCACACGCCTCCCCGCAGAAACCAACCAGACCGGGCATCGCCGCACCCCGAAAGCCTGGGCAACTGACCAAAGAGCGCTAAATCAGTCCCTGGGAAAACACTGCGCGGACACAGTTTAG
- a CDS encoding transposase domain-containing protein, translating to MTDTILYTIIESCRARSLDPWKNLRDVLTRLPTMTNRQVKDITPKAWAEARRLKQRAA from the coding sequence TTGACGGATACGATCCTTTACACCATCATCGAATCCTGCCGCGCCCGCAGCCTGGATCCCTGGAAGAACCTGCGTGACGTGCTTACCCGTTTGCCGACCATGACCAACCGGCAGGTCAAAGACATCACGCCCAAAGCCTGGGCTGAGGCCCGGAGGCTCAAACAACGAGCCGCGTAG